gtcggggaagtaagatcctgcatgccgcatggccaaaaaacaacaacaacaaaaacaaagcataaTTAAATACACTTGTGGCATTATTTAAGGGCTCTAGAGATAATAGCTGTATTAGGCCTGCAAAAACCAATTTAGTGCATCCAAAGCTGCTATCAGTATTGCCGTCGTTTACacatcatatccaactcttgatGTCTTGGTTTGCATAACCTTCATCACGGTGTATCCCTGGTGTCATTAAGTTCTAATGGCCATTCTCCGAGTGGACTTCATTGGCTTGGCATCACAGATGATGGTCCAAGTACACTTGGTTCCAAAAGAGGCCCAAATGCCTGTCCTTAAGGCCAGTGATAACCTTCCTACAGGAGATTGACTCCACTTTGGTATTCATGCTAGGAGTCAAAGATGAGATTCTGAAATTCGGTGAAGCATGTAAATGATTAAAGACAAACTGAGACATGGTTCCTGTGTGCGATTTGCCCCCCTGGAACTCCTAGCAGTGCCAGCAACGGTCCTGAGGCTTGCCTCTGCAGTTGTGACATTCGAGACTGCCTAGGAGGAATTACTGAACAGGAAAGTCTGCAACAGGCAGGCTGCCAGAAGACAGGTTTCATGAGGTATTTCAAAAGAAGTTTCCAAAGGATGGAggaacgctttttttttttttttttagtatttctttatttgtttggctgtgctgggttttagttgcagcattccaACTGTTAGTTGGAGCATGTGgcatctatttccctgaccaggaatcgaacccaggccccttgcattggaaagcatggagtcttaggcAAGGGAGTCCCTGAAGGAAGATTCTTTGCTCCAGAGGGCAGTCCTGGAGTCATCTGGAATTATCAGAGATGTATGGAGAAGTGTTCAGGAAGTCCAGTAGGAAATGACAAGCTGAGCCTGACTCTATCATGGTCaaggattaaaaatagaaaagaaagaacaaagtcaCACTTCCACCTGATATGATACAACCATCCGGAGTGGGACTGAAAACGGGCTCTTTCTCCAGAAGGCAATGTCCTCGTGTGATagtccctcttctcctttgataTCCTGTAAGTTAGATGTCAGGactctccaggtggctcagtgtcaaagaatcagcctgccaatgaaggagacgtgggttcaatccctgagtcgggtagagcccctggagaaggaaatgacaacccactccagtattcttgcctgtagaatcccatggacagaggagccccgaggtgctacagtccatggggtggcaaaagagtcagacacgacttagcaactgaacgacaacaacttACATATCATGATATAAAGCTAGTTATTATTAATATGTTATAGGATAACGGGgtagaagagggaagaagaaaatatttggtaTCCGCATGTATTCATAACAAAGTAAGGAAGAAATAGTCATAACTGTGAAGTCCTCGGGGGTGCAACTAGTCACGTGGCTTTGGCTTCCTtgtcttccttctccactgcctGGTCCATATTTCCCTCGCCCTCAGCCAACACCTCACCTACCCAGGGTGGTGGCCcaaacctttctttctttctttcttttccggCTGCCCTACGCATCTTGGAGCttattttcccaaccagggattgcacCGCATCCTCAACAGcgaaagcgcagagtcctaaccaacaggactgccagggaattccccagaccTTTATTCCTGCAGTCTCTCAGCCCTTAGCAGTTCTGCCTGAATTGGGTTTTGTAGTTTTCCGTTGAAGTTAATTACACTAGGAAGAGGTATCTCGAGGGATCTGCTCTATTCCAGAGCttcagaagaggaggaggagggggtgagtgGAGCTTTAGAGCCCGGACCCGGTAGAGGCTCTGACCGTCTGGCGCCCCCCACAGGCTGCGGACTGAATTACCACAAGCGCTGTGCCTTCAGCATCCCCAACAACTGCAGCGGGGCGCGAAAGCGACGCCTGTCGTCCACGTCTCTGGCCAGCAGCCACTCGGTGCGCCTGGGCACCTCCGAGTCCCTGCTCAGCATGACTGATGAGCTGGTGAGCGGCTGGGGGAATGGAGAAGGTGAGTGGCTGGAGGCTGAGGGGGCTCCGGTGTGGGGGAATCTCACTGGAGTGTCCCTTCCACTCTTGACGTCTGATAGAGCCGTAGTACCACCGAGCTCGTCCCTCGCCGCCCTCCCTCGtcctcctcttcatcttctgCCTCGTCCTACACCGGTCGCCCCATCGAGCTGGATAAGATGCTGctgtccaaggtcaaggtgccacACACCTTCCTCATCCACAGCTACACACGGCCCACCGTCTGTCAGGCTTGCAAGAAACTCCTCAAGGGCCTCTTTCGCCAGGGCCTGCAGTGCAAAGGTCAGCGAGggccccagggtgggggtggggacagagtcAGAAtccgcccccacacacacacacacactctaagaGACTTAGGATCTCAGCTGGGCTTGTGGCTGGAAACAAGAACCTCTGGCCTGTTCTTTAGAAGCACAGGGTCTCAGAAGGGAGTGCCCTGAATCCTGGTGTTCTAGAACCTTTGGAATTCCGGAATCCTAGAACCTCAGTCCTTAGAAACTTGTAATCCTAGTGCCTGAGAAATCTAGATTCATATGACTCTCAGCATGGAATTCTTAAACTATAGAACTTGAGAATTCTCAAATCAGAGAATTATAGAAACATACGTTTCAAGACTTCTGGATCATAGGATTCAACAGAATGAATCAcagaaccttcagttcagttcagtcgctcagtcgtgtccgactctttgcgaccccatgaatcgcagcaggccaggcctccctgtccatcaccaactcagcacAGAACCTTAGACTCAGAAATATTAAAGCTCTCAAATTATAGATTCTCAGGTGTCCATTGTTcgttttcataccttattcaagactCCCCAGTGTATTTAATTGCATTGAGCAACTACAGCttcatgcaacaaattctggaaaattctcttttcataTCTATTCTATGACAAATATTATCTATGTCCTTGTTATGGTttcttagatacacccatcatttaaaagtgggcatttaatttccaaatacatgggatttttaaagttaaaaaaaaaaagattctcagaATGTTACAACTTTAAAACCATAGGAAGCGAGAatgatagtgaagtgaagtcgctcagttgtgtccaactctttgcgaccccatggactatagcctaccaggctcctctgtctatgggattttccaggcaatagtcctggagtggattgccatttccttctccaggggatattcccagtccagggattgaacccgggtctcccgcattgtagacagacgctttaccatagAAACCTAGAAACAACACTTTTGAGTCTGAGAAGTCTAGAACCATATAGCCTCGGAGGCATCCTAGAAATCTAGGATCCCAGAACTTTGAATGATCAAATTCTGGAATACCAGAAGTCTAGATTCATAAAAAGTTAGAGCCATCCAATTCTAGGATTCATCAGAACAAGCAAATTCTAGAATCTTAGATGTTTGGCGCTAAAGAACCGTAGAAACAAGTTCTAGGTTAATGGGTGTACAGAATCCTAAGAATTTTGACACTCTCAGATTCTAGAGGCTTAGAAGTCTAGAATCATAGAAGTGTAGAGTCACTAAATTTAGACTCTTTGAGTCCTAGGACTGTCAAGCCATGAACACTTCATCTGGCCCTCTTCCATTTAATCGAGCCACTCCATAGTTGAGGACTTTGACTCAAAGGCAGGATGACCAGAGTAGGACCAGTTAGCTTTCCTGCCCCACAAAGTAAGAACAGACTCTTTTGAGACTAGGGGCTAGGGGGTCAAGGGTTAACCCTTAGAGGTGACCTCTCTTCTCCCCCTCCCACTCATCTCCACATTCCTTGTCCTCCTACCACCAGATTGCAAGTTCAACTGTCACAAACGCTGCGCCACCCGCGTCCCTAACGACTGTCTGGGGGAGGCACTCATCAATGGAGGTAAGAAGCTAGGGGTGCTGAGTGGGAAAGGGCGACAGGACTGGGTGGAGGTCCCTCTGATTTCCCTGTCCCCCAGATGTGCCCATGGAGGAGGCCACTGATTTCAGCGAGGCTGACAAGAGCTCCCTCACAGATGAGCCAGATGACTCTGGTTTCATCCCCGGCTCCCACTCGGAAAATGCTCTCCATGCCAGCGAGGAGGAAGAAGGCGAGGGGGGCAAATCTGAGAGGTACCCAGGGCCCCATCCAGCGAAGGCCCTTCCGCGTCCCTACTGTGGGTTGACTTCACCCTGTGCTTTTACATTTCCCAGTTTCCTGAGATCTGTTGCAGGAATAGCAAGCAACCTGGTGTGGCTGAAGCAGGGAGAACGAGGGGAAAAGGATAGGAAGTGAAGCCGGCGGGGGGTACTCAGATCACAGTGGTCACCCCGAGTTTCCTCCTAGTACTACCGGCCCTGGCCGCCTGGAACCTCAGGATCCCTTTCTCCCAGGTCTTTCCTATCACTAACAGTGATAAGCTCTCAGAGCTGGACCTTGAAGCACTTGAGAAGAGAGGACTATTGGGAGAGGCAGcctatttcatagatgaggaaattgagtctcAGAGAGGCAAAGAGAAGTGGCCACAGTCAGTGAAGTCCAATTTCTCACACAGGGATCAAGAGATTGTTGGCTCTGGAGTTGCACGGCCACTTAATTTTTCTCTGCCTTCATTTCCTCACTGTAACAACAGTATGTGCACAGCGGCACTGAGAGGCTGAGCCACTTGCTTGGTATCACACAACTGGCTCCACAATCAGTGGGTTCAGGACTCATTACCGCTTACTGGGGGCCCACGATGTGCCAAACACTCTGCTAAACTGTTAAGAAGGGCTTCACTTCTCACAACACCACCTTTggttggagaaactgaggcacgaaGAGATTAGTACTTGCCAGGCAGCCTGACTTTGGAAACCAGCCTCTTAATGTgggtctctcaagagtcgtctTCCTCATTATGGTAAATCTGGAAACACAGGCAAAAAAGTGGGGCCGAAATCGCCCTAGCTACCCAGAGATTGACTcccacttccccacccctccccctgctgTAGCCCCAGGCACTATGGTTATTTTCTGCTTGTAACTTCTCACTCCTTCTCTCCCCGACTCTCAGCTCCCTGGGGTACATCCCCCTAATGAGGGTGGTGCAGTCAGTGCGACACACAACGCGGAAATCCAGCACGACGCTTCGAGAGGGCTGGGTGGTTCATTACAGCAACAAGGATACACTGGTGAGTGGGGGCGGGGAGCCAGGTAGGTGGGGCTAGAGTTGGAGGAGGTGGGGTTTGAGGGGGCGGGGCTGGTTGGGGCTTGGAATGGGCGGAGTCATGCTGGAGGCAGAGCTTGAAATGGGTGGCTCTAGGGTCTTGGGGGCGGGGCGAGATTTGGGGGCGGGACTAAGGCAAGGTCAGGGGTGAGGCGGGGCTAGAATTAGGGGCGGGATTTGGCTGGGATTAGAGTCAGAGCTGCAGTAGTATGGGGGGCAGACGACCTCACCCTCTCAAGCACCTCTCCCAACAGAGGAAGCGGCACTATTGGCGCCTGGACTGCAAGTGCATCACGCTCTTCCAGAACAACACGACCAACAGATACTACAAGGTGGGCCTTCTGGCTCCCAAGTCCCCCAGCCCTCTCTTCTTTGTCCGCTGtattttcccttcctctctcagtTGCTTCAGCCAAACGCCTGCGAATCacaccctctgcccaccccctgcTTGTACGCTCCCATCCCTTCAGCAAGTGTCGCCTACGACGCTGTGCCCTCAGTTTGATTTCGGCTCCATCACTTTTCAGCTGGGGGACCCAGGCAAGTTACCTCACCTCTCTGCCCCCTGCGCCTCTCACCTGTAAAGGGCGTCCAAGAATAGTCCTTGCCTCGGGGCTGTGCCAGAATTCAAAGAGATAATCTATGTGGAGCAATTAGTTTAGGACCAGGCGTATGTTAAGTTCCATTTAACTCCCAGTAATTTTAAGTGTGTTATCATTATTACTTTATAGTTAAttttttgaattctttctttgtatttattcatcAGTGCCTCCCATGCCAGTCCTGGGTTCCAGCACCTCTCCTCCTGGGTCCTTGCTTCTGCCTTCGACCTCACTGTCTTTTTCCACACAACAGTCAGAGGAGTCCATTAAAACCATTACAACCTCCCAGTAGCTCCCACTACCCTTGGAATAAAACCCAGACACCTCACTGTTTATCTGCTCTGGAGCATCCTCCTAACCCGTCCCATGGCTGCTTTCTCCTCATCCTTCCCATCTTCCTCAAGCCATGTTATCTTAAATACCATCCCTGTTGCAACATCTCCATCTCCTGGTTTGTTTGGTTTGGCCaagcggcatgtgggatcatccctgaccagggatcgaacctgtgccgcctacattgggagctcggagtcctaaccactggacccccagtaAAGTCCTGGCTCCTGGCTTTATTGGTTTCacaagtctctctctctcattctttccttcttttcttcctcccttcctttgtcTTTCAACACTTTCCAAAGCATTTCTTCCTCTCCATAGACCCTCCACCTTCTCTCCTCCCAGGgccccctctgcctccctcctcgtCTCCTCTGTCAGTCCCATCCTCTCTCATTCCCTTCCACACACAGTTGGAGAGAAATGCTCCCTGCCTTGCACTAAACCCTTCCATGGTTCCCCAGGGCCCTGGAGACAAAGCCCAGGCTCCTGCCTGTGGCCCATTAGGCCCTGCAGAGCTGACCCTAGCCTGATCTCCCTTTTTTATGCATCAAACCTGGCATAcgtactttgtgccaggcaccatcCATGTAATGGGGATATGGCATGTCCCTTGAAGACAAACCTTTtctacctcaggacctttgcacatgcttcCCCCCCAACATTCCTCCACCAGCTGGCCTCTTCTTACCTTTCTGATCTCTGCTTCAATGTAAATTCCACCAGGAGGCCTTTCCTGACCACTCCATGCAAACCAGGCTCTTCCCCACCAACCCTGGATTCTGTGTGCTCATCTGAGTAAGTAGAGAGCTCCAGGTCTGCCCAGAGCCCTCACGCATTTTTCTGTCCTGCCAGGAAATTCCACTGTCCGAAATCCTCACCGTGGAGCCAGCCCAGAACTTCAGCCTTGTGCCACCAGGCACCAACCCACACTGCTTCGAGATTGTCACTGCCAATGCCACCTACTTTGTGGGAGAAACCCCTGGTGGGGCCCCAGGAGGGCCCAGTGGGCAGGGGGCCGAGACTGCCCGGGGCTGGGAAACGGCCATCCGTCAGGCCCTGATGCCTGTCATCCTCCAGGACGCACCCAGCGCCCCAGGCCACGCACCCCACAGTAAGGGCCCCACTCCAGATCCCTGTGAAGAGGGGTCTCGGAGGGCTTGGGTAgggccctggaaaagggaagtgCTAGGGAATGGCAGAGCGGAGAATGTAGCTTCTGGTCTCAGCAGAAATCAGTCTAAATCATTAAGCCCCAGACCTCACATGTAGCCTTGGGCATGTCACTTCCCCTTTCTGAGTCTTGTCCCGGGGCAGGTAATGACTCCTTCACGTTGTGAGTTCAGACCTTTTAATTCGTGCTCCTTTGTGCCTGGCCTGTGCCCAGACAGTGCTGTGGGGTCAGCTGTGACCAAAACAGCCCAGGACCCGCTCTTCCGGGACTCACAGTCCCGGAAGGAAGATAGACCTGTCCCCAGACACTGATGACTCACAGTTGGCAgggctgggacaggggagccagaGGGCTATGGGAGCTCAGAGTGGGGTGACTAACCCAGGCTGAGTgtccaggagggcttcctggaggagtcaACATCCAGGCTAAGACATGGAAGTTGAGGAGGggtgaaatgaagagaaaggaaatgggaaaTCATTTCAGGCAGAGGCAAAGGATGATCAGAGTCCTGGTTTACTATGTTATGGAGCTCATAGTCCAGGGTAACTGACAGATGTTCATCAGATCTTCCTGGGTGAATGACAAGTGGGATGTAGAACGTGTGCTAGAGGAATCCGATGTGGTCCCAGGGTGACATGTGAGCTGAGACTGGGAGACTGGGAGGAGGATTTAActtggcaacccgctccagtgttcttgcctggagaatcccagggatggtggagcctggtgggctgctgtctatggggtcgcacagagtcggacacgactgaagcaacttagcagcagcagcagcagagtgagagaaagagcattcctggcagagggaagagcaagtGCCAAGGACCGGAGATAGGAAAGACTTTGACGTATGGGAGGCCTGGCGAGGAAGCCTGAGTGTCAGGATCGCACAACAGCAAGGGAGAGGATGAAGTCAaagaggcagagggaccagacACTTCCTGTTAGGCTATTTAAGGGACTTGGCCTTCCCCCTCAGGACACTGTGGAGCCatagcagaattttttttaattaaaaaaatatttatttatttggctgtgccaggtcttagttgcagcacacgagAGCTTTAGTTGGGGCATGGGAACTcgtagttgcagcctgtgggatctagttccctgaccagggattgaactcagccccctgcattgggagtgtgaagtcttagctactggaccaccagggaagtccccatggcAGGGTTTTGAGCAGGGGAAGGACAGAGTTAGGCTTATGCTTTGGCAAGATCCCTCTGGCTTCCCTATGGAGGGGGAATAGGAGAGATGGAGACAGGACAGGGAGACCAGGGAGGAGGCTAAGGGGCAAGGACTGAATATTCCTCAGGGAGGGGACAGATGTTCAAATGGCAGAAGGATCAGGACTTTGGAAATGTCTGGCCCTGGTTGGGTTGGTAGTGGGGCAAATTCACGGGAAGAAGCCTGAGTCAGTTTCCtactgagccccagtttcctcctcagtaAAATGGGATCATCATGCCTCCCTTGGGGCTGAGATCACAGAATGAAATGCTCGGTGAACTGCTTCATGACAACATATTTTGAGCTcctctcatttcctcctcccactGGCCCTAGGAGGGAGGTCCTTTTATCATTCTCGTTCTTcgggatgaggaaactgaggttcttaGTGAATGAGTCTAGTCTAACTACTGGCTCCAGAGGGTGGAGTTATGGGTGATCTTGAGCCTGGGGTCTCCTCACGTCCGCCTTCCCCCTCTCCCCAGGACAAGcttctctgagcatctctgtgTCTAACAGCCAGATTCAAGAGAATGTGGTAAGACCCTACCCACACCCAGCAGCCCCAAGGATGTGCCCGCCCCTACCGCCTACCACCCCCTAGCTCTCCCACCCTCCCAGCTTCCTTGACCACCCCCCATCGCCAGGTGCACCTCTgactttccctctccccaccctgcagGACATCGCCACTGTCTACCAGATCTTCCCAGATGAGGTCCTGGGCTCCGGCCAGTTTGGAGTGGTCTATGGCGGTAAGGATGTTTCAAGAGCCGACCTAGAAAGGCGTCCTGCGGGTTTCTGGGCCCCAGATtgcccccctttttttaaattatttatttatttggcttctctgGGTTACGGCACACAGGGTCTTTGATCTTCacggtggcatgtgggatctagttccctgaccaggaattgaacccgggcccctgcattgggagcttagagtcttagccactggaccaccagggaagtccccagacctCCCCTTCTGATTGGCCACATGCTCACCTCCTTTTCTAGTTGATTAAGAAAGCTGGATCCTGGGGGCAGATGCTTGCAGGCTCACGTTTTCTCACTCGGAAAGGCCAGTGACTTTCTCCCGTTATTAATAGGAAGGTAAACTCTGCCCTGATTGGCCACAGAGCTAGATGCTGGATTCTGATTGGTTACAAATCTAGTTTCTTATGTTATAGCGCCTCAGAGCTCTGACTTTACCTTCCTTCATTCTACCTTTATTCCTAGGCGCCCCCCCCCAACCCTTGACATCGCTCCTGGGGGCCCCTCAGAGCCCCCTTGGTGGCTTTTCATCCACCTCTGCCCAACTGTAGCTGTGTGTCACTAGTGGGGTCTTCCTCTTGCCAGGACTGGAAGGTCCTGCTCCTctcatcccccacctcccctaCCCTTTCCCCAG
The nucleotide sequence above comes from Bos indicus x Bos taurus breed Angus x Brahman F1 hybrid chromosome 18, Bos_hybrid_MaternalHap_v2.0, whole genome shotgun sequence. Encoded proteins:
- the PRKD2 gene encoding serine/threonine-protein kinase D2 isoform X2 produces the protein MLFGLVRQGLKCDGCGLNYHKRCAFSIPNNCSGARKRRLSSTSLASSHSVRLGTSESLLSMTDELSRSTTELVPRRPPSSSSSSSASSYTGRPIELDKMLLSKVKVPHTFLIHSYTRPTVCQACKKLLKGLFRQGLQCKDCKFNCHKRCATRVPNDCLGEALINGDVPMEEATDFSEADKSSLTDEPDDSGFIPGSHSENALHASEEEEGEGGKSESSLGYIPLMRVVQSVRHTTRKSSTTLREGWVVHYSNKDTLRKRHYWRLDCKCITLFQNNTTNRYYKEIPLSEILTVEPAQNFSLVPPGTNPHCFEIVTANATYFVGETPGGAPGGPSGQGAETARGWETAIRQALMPVILQDAPSAPGHAPHRQASLSISVSNSQIQENVDIATVYQIFPDEVLGSGQFGVVYGGKHRKTGRDVAVKVIDKLRFPTKQESQLRNEVAILQSLRHPGIVNLECMFETPEKVFVVMEKLHGDMLEMILSSEKGRLPERLTKFLITQILVALRHLHFKNIVHCDLKPENVLLSSADPFPQVKLCDFGFARIIGEKSFRRSVVGTPAYLAPEVLLNQGYNRSLDMWSVGVIMYVSLSGTFPFNEDEDIKDQIQNAAFMYPACPWSCISAGAIDLINNLLQVKMRKRYSVDKSLSHPWLQEYQTWLDLRELEGKMGERYITHESDDARWDQFVAEHPLPGPGLPADRVLGGTLPPPDHEMQGLAERISVL